In the Thermoplasmata archaeon genome, ACAACGATGAGATAAGATATTCGGAGATGTGCCTTAACTGTGGGAAGGCGCTTCCAAAGGATTCGGATTACTGCCCGTTCTGCGGCACCAAGGTGGAAGATCGTTACAAAGAGCCTGTTGTCGTAAGAAGACCTTGGACGATGATAGATTACCTGTCAGTCACTCTGGCGGTTATACCTGGATTCTTCAATGTATTCGGTCTGGGGCAGATAATACAGCGCAGATGGTCTAAAGCATTCGTGTTCATTTGCGCCACCATCCTCCTGATGTACATCACACCTGCATTTCTTGAGAACAATGACAACTATTGGATCATCATAGCTCTGCAGATTCTGGTCTTCATGTTCTCCCTGATGGATGTGTTCACCCATATCGGAAAGAGGGAAGAATGATGGATTGGACCGAGAAATATCGCCCTCAGTCATTGGAGGAAGTCGTAGGCAATCCTGCAGCGGTGAATACGCTCAAGGCATGGGCGGAATCCTGGAATAATGGAATACCCGAGAAAAGGGCGGTCGTTCTGATAGGGACTCCAGGAATAGGTAAGACCACTTCAGCCGAGGCATTGGCCAGAGACATGGGTTGGTCTATCATAGAGATGAACGCATCAGACCAGCGTAATGCCGACGCTATCGAAGATATAGCCGTTCGTGGATCGAGGTTCAATACGTTCTCGGATGAGGGCACATATTTGGATACCGGAAAGGGCCAGAGGAAGCTCATAGTCCTGGATGAGGCTGACAATTTCTTCGGGAACACGGACAGGGGGGCCATACCAGTCATTTCCAAGCTCATAAAAGAGACTCTTCAGCCTCTTGTCCTAATTGTGAATGACTATTACGAACTGTCCCGTAAGTGCAGTGCAGCGAAGACGGACACGCTTCAGATCACTTTCCAGAAGCCCAAGACCCCTTCAGTGGTCAAAGCTTTGTACAAGATTGCTCAGAATGAAGGAATTACCGTGGACCAAGATGCCATGGAGATGATAGCGGAGAAAGCGGCTGGAGACATGCGTGCAGCGGTCCGCAATCTCGAGGCATTATCCCTCGGACAAAACCATGTCACACTGGAGATGGCAGAGAGCATATCCGCCCGCGACAAGAGGAATGACATGTACACTCTGATGTCGGCCATATTCAGATCCAACGATGCCATGAAGGCCAGAAGGATCATGATGGATACGGACACCGATCCTCCCGAGGTAGAATTATGGGTCGATGAGAACCTTCCATACGAATTCCTGGATAAAGGCGACCTTGTACGCGGATATGAGAAACTCTCACGCGCCGATATCTATTTGGGCAGGGTGGGAAGACGCCAATATTTCGGATTCTGGTCTTATGCTAGCGATACTCTGACGGCAGGCGTGAATACTGCGCGCATGACTAACAAGTATTCCCATGACCGTCTCCATTTCCCTTCCTATCTGAGCAAGATGTCCAGAAGCAAGAGTGTCCGCGCTCTGAGGAAATCCGTTGACCTCAAGTTGGCGATATACCTGCACACCTCAACCAAGCGTGTAGATCTGGACGTGTTGCCTTTCGTCAAGCAGATAATGTCTAACGAACCCGAGATGCGCGTTCTAATAACCAAGGAACTGAAACTCGAACCTGAGGAGTTAGGCTTCCTGCTGGATAAAAAACCGGAATCCAAGGATGTCAAAGCGGTATTCGAGCAAATCGAGAGCGAGATTCCAAAACCAGAGCCGGTAAAGAAGAAAGCCGCAAAGGCTTCAGAACCGATAGTCAAGGAAGCAGAGGAACCTGTAAAGGAACCGGAAAAGCCACAGGCTGAGCATAAGAAAAATAATCAGGCAAGCCTGTTCGACTTCTGAGGATAGCATGGACGAGGATTACCGGAATCTGCTGATCAAACAACAGTACCGCATTTACAAGGACCATGCCGCCGTAAAGCTCTGTCATTGGATGAAGGAGAGCATGCTCCATGAGCGCCATTGCTACAAGCAGGATTTCTACGGTATCGAAAGCCACAGATGCCTTCAGATGACCCCTGCCATCAATGAATGCAGCCACTTGTGTACATTCTGCTGGAGGGTACAGGGCAGCGATTTTGAAGTAACTGATTGGGCGGAGCCTAAAGAGATGCTTGATGCCCTCATAAATGAACAGAGGAAACTTATCCAAGGGTTCAAGGGGGATCCCCGCTGCGATCCGAAAAGATTCCAAGAGGCAATGAACCCCAACCAGGTAGCGATCTCATTGGCAGGGGAACCTATCACATATC is a window encoding:
- a CDS encoding zinc ribbon domain-containing protein, yielding MNDIRHVCTGCGSEIPEGQDFCYVCGAWTKNSLIIDDNDEIRYSEMCLNCGKALPKDSDYCPFCGTKVEDRYKEPVVVRRPWTMIDYLSVTLAVIPGFFNVFGLGQIIQRRWSKAFVFICATILLMYITPAFLENNDNYWIIIALQILVFMFSLMDVFTHIGKREE
- a CDS encoding replication factor C large subunit gives rise to the protein MMDWTEKYRPQSLEEVVGNPAAVNTLKAWAESWNNGIPEKRAVVLIGTPGIGKTTSAEALARDMGWSIIEMNASDQRNADAIEDIAVRGSRFNTFSDEGTYLDTGKGQRKLIVLDEADNFFGNTDRGAIPVISKLIKETLQPLVLIVNDYYELSRKCSAAKTDTLQITFQKPKTPSVVKALYKIAQNEGITVDQDAMEMIAEKAAGDMRAAVRNLEALSLGQNHVTLEMAESISARDKRNDMYTLMSAIFRSNDAMKARRIMMDTDTDPPEVELWVDENLPYEFLDKGDLVRGYEKLSRADIYLGRVGRRQYFGFWSYASDTLTAGVNTARMTNKYSHDRLHFPSYLSKMSRSKSVRALRKSVDLKLAIYLHTSTKRVDLDVLPFVKQIMSNEPEMRVLITKELKLEPEELGFLLDKKPESKDVKAVFEQIESEIPKPEPVKKKAAKASEPIVKEAEEPVKEPEKPQAEHKKNNQASLFDF